TTCGCGCGTGAATGGATGTTGGTGGTACCCGGTCAGATTGTAGTACGGGGGATCGCAGTAGAAAAACGTGTCCGGACCATCATATCGGGGAATCACGTCATCAAAGGGGCGATTTTCGATATACACTCCGCAAAGCCGTTTGTGGGCCGCTTCGATTCGGGGGCGGATGGCCGAGAAATCAAACGCCGGTTTGCCGCGGCCGTAGCCCCAGTCATAGGAATCGTTGTACTTGCCACCGAAATGTGACTGCACCCGGTAGTAAAAGTCGTATGCTCGGAGTAGCGGGTCGCGCTCGGTGTGTCGTCGGTCCATGATGCGAACGAACTCTTCCCGGGAATAGAGCGTCCAGTCGAACTGGTGCAAAAAGCCCTCCAGGTCATGTTTCACAACTTGGTAGAAATTGACGAGTTCCGTGTTGACGTCTGCAATCACCTCCGCTTTGGACCTTGGCTTCGCGAAAAAGACCCATCCGGCACCGAAGAATGGTTCCACATAACAGGTATGCTCGGGAATGAGCGGGAGGATGACCCGACGCAACCGAGCCTTACCCCCTTGCCATTTGATTGGGCTTTGGAGCATGAACACACCTCCTTGTTAGCGACAAAAAAGACAGCGATGGGATCGCTGCCTGTACGTCTGAGCTTTCTTTCTGTGATAGCAGAATAACTCTTGAAAACAGGGGCTTGGGTGCGCGACGAGTGCCACCAGTGTCTTCAGGGCTTATTATCCTGACACAAGGTGGTGAATGGGTAGGGCATGACAACACGACACAAACGCGTGCTCTATCGGTCTATCTCATCAGTATCACCTGCTTTCGTTCGAAACAGTGTGCAGGGCGTAAATTCGCGTTCGATGAGAGGTTGGATTTGTGTACTTGCATGATACCTCGGGAAGTCGGGGGTTGCGGTGCCGTGAGTGTGCCGAAACTGGATCAGATATGACTTGCTGACGTTTGAAACAAGAGGTAATCTTGGACAAACCTAAGCGGGAGATGGTGTCCATGTGTGAACTCGCAAGCCGACTTTTGGGCGAGAAACTGATCGATGACTTCTATGAAGCAGATGGTACGAGGATTCAGGTAGAGCCGACAACAGATAGTCTGACCGAAGAGTTGAAAATACTTCTTCCAACAGACGCACATGCACTTTTGTTTCGGTGGGAAGCGCAGTGTACCGAGGCATGCGAGGCAGAGCTACGGCGGTTTGCTCGGTTTGTGGCGGATACCCTATTGGCAGGCAGCGACTACATGGCGGGTGTTCGATCTCGATCTGAATCGCCCGGTGGAGAGTGATGCGTTCCAGACATCATGTTGGGCGCTGGGGGCCTCGTGCACCCGGCGCCAAATCGCAAGTAATGTGCGAATTCCCGGGCCTCCGCTTCCCACACGGAAGGGCCGGGTTCGTCGAGTTCAATGAACAGTGAACTGTATTGCCGGTGCAAGAGGTAGTGACCGAGCCCGTGTGCAATGTATTCGCTCTGCTGGGTTGCGGAGGCGGTGATGTCGTAACTGAAGAAAGCCTCCTCTGCATAACAGACAAAAACACCCCATAACCCGGACGGCGTTCGGCTTGGTATGAGATGAAGATTGAGTTTCTGACTGAGTTGATATGGATCACTCGTTCCGTATGTATGGACAATGTGAGCCACAATTTGTTGAATATCCCCCATTTTCACCATCACCCATCCCACAAGGTAATCTCTGAATCGGTGTCGGTTTTCTATGTTCTCTCTATCGACTGATGGTTCGGAAGCGGTTATCTGATATTTCGAACAGCGAATGGTATAAAAAGTATATCACTTGCAGCCGAATTTGAACCTTAAGATTCATGAAGGTATGAACCCTCAGCCGTCTGTTTGGGTCCTTGTTGGTTGCACGAGTCTTCGCACCAATACCTCGTTGCATAGCTACATGCGGCGGCGCTGCTAAAGTTGTTCAAATTGACAGGATATTTCCAATGGACGGCGAATATGAAAACTAAAATGGGTTGTTCGACAGGGGGTATAGCTAAAGTGTTTATCTACCCTGATCTAACAGAATCACTACAGCAACTGTGGGCGTTAGGTTTGGTGATCAGTCCTTGGTTGGCCGACGTCGATGGGGATGGTCGGTTCGACCCGCTCATCCACGAACTGCTAAACCTCCGGGCCAGGGAATGCGCATACACGTACTGGACGGAGAACGAACGGGCATACGTCTTGAACGATTTGGCGGCGCCGGAGCGGATGGCGCAAGTAGCCGTTTATGAAATTGCGGCATCGACAGCCGTATATATGGCCCATGAAACCACCGGCCAATTGGAGGTCGATAAAACGCTGGTACTAGAAGCCATGAATCGCGTGGAATCCTTTATCGAGCAACATCGATTCGGGACTCTTTTGCAACTCTATATGCTGGTGACGAGTTGGGAAAACCACAATGCCCTACGCTATTATGGCGAAATACCCGAACGCGATTTTGTTCGTGGTACCTGGCATCGACCGTGGGTGGACTACAGTCTTGGTGAGGAACTGATGTTTGCGACGCTCGTCGGTAATATCCGTCTTGAACGCCGCGGTGATCGGCGGTTTGTACGAATGACAGACGAAGGACAGGAAGTGTTGGAACGAACGACAGCGATATTGGAAACGGCCGGTTATTTTCGTCAGCGTCTGAATATGCTTCGCGTTTCGCAGTTCAACTTGTTCGACAGATATGAACAGTTGGCCCATGAAATCTGGCCCTATGCTATGAAACAGCGTCAAGAGTTCTTGCAATGGGTAGGGATACAGCCGGACATGCAGGTGCTCGAACTTGGCTGTGCAAACGGTGTACTTACTTTCGATGGAGGACTCGTGGCTAGAGTGGGGCCGTCCGGTTTTGTGGTGGCGGTCGATCCTGCGGTGGGTATGTTGGCCCGTGCACGGTTGAAGCAGAAGCAACTTGGGGTAGGGTGGGTATCTTTTCGTCAAGGAAGGGCTGAGGAACTGCCGATCGAGGGCGAACAATTCGACGTAGCAGTTGGAACTGGTTTTTTACATTTCACGGATCGACGACAAGCGCTGTCGGAAATGAAGCGAGGGGTACGTCCGGGGGGGACCATTGCCAGCATGCATCCTCTCAAAGCCAGCCTGAATGCTCCATTTTTTCAGGAGTGGTTCAAACCCATTTTGGAACTGGCAGCAAAACGCCAGGATCAACCAAAGGATTATCTGCTCGACTCGGAGATGGTCCGTAAGGACTTTGCGGATGCTGGACTGACGGATATAGAAGAACTAGAATTGCAGCTCGAGTCCGTTTTTTTCGATCCTGTAAAAGTCGTTGAACACTTCATCCGTGGAGTCGGCTGGTTCGGAGAGGAACTATCGCCTCTACCTTGGCAGGCGAGAGAAGACCTCATTCAAGAACTCATCGACCGTGGTCAGTCCGTCTGTGAACGATATTCCAAGAGTGAACGGATTTTTCGTTTTCCCATGCAGGCAATTAAGGCTCGGGTTCCGACGGGCGGATCCAACACAACCTGAACATCGTCGGAGCTAAAGACTAATTGAATAAAAGATGGGCAAACCCTGCGAAAGTAGGGGACGCAAAGCTACAGGGACTAAGGGACCGGAATCGGTCTACTGTCAGCCAGTTGCCACATTATTATCCGTGAAGCCTTGCCTCCCCGGTTCACTGTTACAGAAACGAGGGGGGCTTGGGTGATGAATCGCGAAATGGAAAGTCGCATCTCACTTGGCGACGATTGCTATCTGAATTTAAACGGTGCAGTGCTTGTCAAAGACGGAGAGGTCAGGTACCTGACTCCGATTGCATTTCGCTTGCTTCGTCATTTGGCCGAGCACATCGGGGAAGTCGTCTCCAGCGACGAGTTGTTTCTTCGGGGGTGGGGAGAGAATAGTATGGCCCAGCGAGACGAACTATATGTTTTTATCCGGCAGATTCGGATGCAACTTGAGGACAATCCCAATACACCGACATGCCTGAAAACGCTTCGGCGACGCGGTTACATACTATGCGCACGCCAATTACAAGGGAGTTCTTGTGCGCCATAGTCATATAATCATTGGAATGGGACGATGTGACGGTGTTACTTTGGGGCGGCGTATGCGTGAAATTTGAATGATGAGCTTCTTGAATATCCGCCCCTGGTTTGTCCTGTAAAAAGACAACGATTGCTGCCAGAGTGCCGAACTATATTGTGGTTCACCGGTGAAGATCCCGCTAAAGGTGGTTATATCTAAGTTGGTCCGCATCTACTTGGACTCCAAGTCCAAAGCAGATGACCTTACGGAGGGTCTACCACCTTCTTACACCCACTCCACATCCGCTTGTCGCGCCACTAGTGGCGTGCTAGCCACTGCCATATGCGCGACAGTAGACCACTTTTTTTCCGCTCAGCCACCGACTGGTCTGGGACATCCACCTGTTCTCTGGTTCGCCCCTCGTAGTAGGCTCTGAGTGCGCCGGAATCGCGCTCTCGGCCTGCCTCAATCTCCTCTTGCGTCCATTTCTCCGCCCAACGAATTTCATTGTTCCGAATCCAGTAGTGAGATCGGCAAGGAAATTGCCAACTTCCAACTGAGGGCGATAGCGAGACCGAATCCCCGTCGAAACAGAGGTGCCACCGAGCCGATTTAATTGGTGTGACAACCTTGTTTCCGCACCCGCAAGGGCATTGGTGGACAGCCGTTCTATATCGAATGGAAATATACAGAATTCCTTCATCAGGATTAGCAGGGATTACATCGACAAACTGGTGCGTGACAAAGGATCGCCTCATTCTGTGCACTCCCCGCTAAGCATCTGGTTACGGCCGATCGTGTATGTACTATGATACTCATCTTTACGATCAGCATAAAAGCCGAATAGTTTCTTCCACTTTAGAACGACCATGGCAGCATTCAGCATGTTTAGGTCTGCGGTTTGAATATTCCAGTCGTATTCGTCTTCGTCCTGGTCGGCAAACGAAACCCGCCGGTCGATATGTGAACTATGCCCACTTGTACCAGTCGTAACGCGGACAATACCGCCAAGTGAATCTCCCGTCCGATAGATTCCGACTCCGCTATCTATGAATGGGACTCCATATAACTGGAGGCCCTCAATGATGTGCTGCTTCGCCGGACCACTGTCTATTGCGATGAAGACGAAGCTCATGTCCCGTAGCTGCTCAACATTGGTTTGGCCGATTCTTACAGGGTGCACAAAGATGTTGCGGCGCATTGAGTCGTATTTCTGAAAGAGATAATCGACCTTCCTGGGCATCTGCTCCAACTCCACGATGGACGCAGCGCCTGGGGTGCGGAACGCATTGTGCGCATACAGAGTGTCGTCGTCATATAGATGAATCTCTTGAACTGGAGTCTTGGCCACGAGGTCCAATATGTAGGATCCAGTTCCACCTAGCCCAATAATAGCTATCTTGTCGAGCCTCAGCTTTGCCGTTATGGCGCTGATTCCTGCACGACTCGAGGCAGCATCAAGGTAGCGGAAGACCGACTCGTCAATGGTCGTCTCATGAGATGGATAGACTCTTGCTGTGATTGTGGGGTCAATGGCCTTGGCAAATCCAGAAAGAATACGGACATACGACGCCATTTTGTCGTAGTAGTTCTCGTAAAAACCCGACAATGGCTTACTCGAAAACGAGCAACTAGCAACGAGGCCGTCACCGAAGTTCATTTGTGTCCTCTGATGGATAATGCTGTTTAGTTCCTGCCCGTGGTTGTCACAAGGGTAGTTGCCCACAAACCATACCACGTGGTTTCGCGGTCGAATGGTAACCGTCCCGTTCGTTGAGAGCTCCGACACGAGAGTTCCATAGGCAAGAGTGCTTTGAGCCGTCACGTACGGGACATGCTTAATTAGCAGGTTGCTATCACGGATTTCTAAGTGATAGCCCTCTGCCTCAAGTCGATTCAAGTCAACGCTATGATTTAGTAGTGGGTGTGACATCGAACTCCGTTCCTTCCTTGATTGTCACGGACTGACCCGCCACCAGTTCTCCCTCGTGCGGATCCTTGGCTTTCTCATAGCTAACGGTATATATCGTATTGGGGGCAGGGGGAGTCGGGTACGCGAGCAGAACCACGGCGTCATACGAGATCACATCCGATTCTACAATCTTTTTTTCTCCATTAACGATGATTCGATAATCGTGGTCGTGCTTTTCATTGTTGCGGGCTGGGTTATTTAGTTGGTCACTCATGAAAGCTTTCCTCCTTTTGCTATTAGTTTTTTACCGATTTGTTTGATTATACCATGGACAGCCCTAAGTTTATATGAAACAATAGTTCGCACTTCAGTCCGCTGTCGGGCTTCCGGACCACGCATCCGTCCAGTAATCGGTGGATGGACAATGGTTAATGCTGCTACCCGTTTATGACAGGCGCATAACATACGGCGAACGATTAACAGCGAGCAACGTTCAAAATCGCAGGCCGGAATAGTATCGTTGAAATTGAGTACGGTCGACAAGAGAACTCAGGTGGTCTCTTTGTCCTGGTTTGAATCAGAAGACGATGGGGTTGAAGCGGAAAGATGCAGGACTTTACGGATGAGGTCATGAACAAAGTCTCTCTGGTCTGGCGTCAGAGGAATACCGTTGTAAGATACGTTTTCTTGCTCCAGCAGTGCTCCAAGATCCAATGCGGCGACCTCTGGGCGATCCACTAATCCAAGCAGGTAATCGGGCGTAACCTGAAGGTGAGTCGCCAAGCGTTCAAGAGACTTGCGACTGGGGAGTTGGTCGGGGCCGGTTTCCCATCGCTGAATGGTCTTTGGGGTCAATCCACACGCAGCCGCCAACTCCGCTATATCCATCTCGCGCTCCATACGGACGCTCCGCAGTCGATGGGCAAACAGAAGGTTACGATCGTCCAAATACCCCGCTGCTCGCAACATTTCGCCGTATGGCACACCGATCGCCAAGGCCAAGGGAGTGAGCGACTCCACCTTGGGCTTTCGTTTCCCGTTCTCCAGTAGCGAAAGGTGGCCAATCCCCATCTTCGCTCGTGCTGCGACGGTGCGCAGCGTTAAGCGTTTCTCTTTTCGCTGTTCACGCAGCCATGCTCCAAACCCCTGGTCCATCGTAGCTCGTCCACACCCTTCATGTTCTGTGCCGATGATACCACCCCTCGTGAAGAAAGTACACTATAAAGTTATCAAAAGTGAACAAAGTTGTGATTGCCAATGGGAAGATTC
The Alicyclobacillus curvatus genome window above contains:
- a CDS encoding DNA adenine methylase, translated to MLQSPIKWQGGKARLRRVILPLIPEHTCYVEPFFGAGWVFFAKPRSKAEVIADVNTELVNFYQVVKHDLEGFLHQFDWTLYSREEFVRIMDRRHTERDPLLRAYDFYYRVQSHFGGKYNDSYDWGYGRGKPAFDFSAIRPRIEAAHKRLCGVYIENRPFDDVIPRYDGPDTFFYCDPPYYNLTGYHQHPFTREDHLKLRDTLASIEGKWLLSINDHPDVRAWYIDFHMESIDVHYSISRQKTGKKSGELLIRNYTLGDEVRTE
- a CDS encoding multiubiquitin domain-containing protein; this translates as MSDQLNNPARNNEKHDHDYRIIVNGEKKIVESDVISYDAVVLLAYPTPPAPNTIYTVSYEKAKDPHEGELVAGQSVTIKEGTEFDVTPTTKS
- a CDS encoding winged helix-turn-helix domain-containing protein — translated: MNREMESRISLGDDCYLNLNGAVLVKDGEVRYLTPIAFRLLRHLAEHIGEVVSSDELFLRGWGENSMAQRDELYVFIRQIRMQLEDNPNTPTCLKTLRRRGYILCARQLQGSSCAP
- a CDS encoding ThiF family adenylyltransferase; the protein is MNRLEAEGYHLEIRDSNLLIKHVPYVTAQSTLAYGTLVSELSTNGTVTIRPRNHVVWFVGNYPCDNHGQELNSIIHQRTQMNFGDGLVASCSFSSKPLSGFYENYYDKMASYVRILSGFAKAIDPTITARVYPSHETTIDESVFRYLDAASSRAGISAITAKLRLDKIAIIGLGGTGSYILDLVAKTPVQEIHLYDDDTLYAHNAFRTPGAASIVELEQMPRKVDYLFQKYDSMRRNIFVHPVRIGQTNVEQLRDMSFVFIAIDSGPAKQHIIEGLQLYGVPFIDSGVGIYRTGDSLGGIVRVTTGTSGHSSHIDRRVSFADQDEDEYDWNIQTADLNMLNAAMVVLKWKKLFGFYADRKDEYHSTYTIGRNQMLSGECTE
- a CDS encoding helix-turn-helix transcriptional regulator, which produces MDQGFGAWLREQRKEKRLTLRTVAARAKMGIGHLSLLENGKRKPKVESLTPLALAIGVPYGEMLRAAGYLDDRNLLFAHRLRSVRMEREMDIAELAAACGLTPKTIQRWETGPDQLPSRKSLERLATHLQVTPDYLLGLVDRPEVAALDLGALLEQENVSYNGIPLTPDQRDFVHDLIRKVLHLSASTPSSSDSNQDKETT
- a CDS encoding methyltransferase domain-containing protein, translated to MFIYPDLTESLQQLWALGLVISPWLADVDGDGRFDPLIHELLNLRARECAYTYWTENERAYVLNDLAAPERMAQVAVYEIAASTAVYMAHETTGQLEVDKTLVLEAMNRVESFIEQHRFGTLLQLYMLVTSWENHNALRYYGEIPERDFVRGTWHRPWVDYSLGEELMFATLVGNIRLERRGDRRFVRMTDEGQEVLERTTAILETAGYFRQRLNMLRVSQFNLFDRYEQLAHEIWPYAMKQRQEFLQWVGIQPDMQVLELGCANGVLTFDGGLVARVGPSGFVVAVDPAVGMLARARLKQKQLGVGWVSFRQGRAEELPIEGEQFDVAVGTGFLHFTDRRQALSEMKRGVRPGGTIASMHPLKASLNAPFFQEWFKPILELAAKRQDQPKDYLLDSEMVRKDFADAGLTDIEELELQLESVFFDPVKVVEHFIRGVGWFGEELSPLPWQAREDLIQELIDRGQSVCERYSKSERIFRFPMQAIKARVPTGGSNTT